A portion of the Adhaeribacter radiodurans genome contains these proteins:
- a CDS encoding glycosyltransferase family 2 protein, with protein MMPITQTFEEVTLLITHYNRSNSLERLLRTFKQQNCSFQDIVVSDDGSKTAHLDKLKELQVVYPFRLITTDKNQGLGNNINKGQDAVKTPYTLYIQEDFVPKPIFINTLRNALGFMEEKNELDMVRFYAYFKYPYLKPLKNGFSEMLFSPWPWYWGYQKFYYYSDHPHLRRNNFLEKFGRYPEGLKGDVTEYRMMMSFIQKKGKALFYEDFQGLFDQENSFAEPSTMKRNYWRESEQPLVTAARHLYRHLRFNLDFHFSRFA; from the coding sequence ATGATGCCTATTACCCAAACTTTTGAAGAAGTTACTTTACTGATAACGCATTATAACCGGAGCAACTCTCTTGAAAGATTACTGCGGACTTTTAAACAGCAGAATTGTTCTTTTCAGGATATTGTTGTTTCTGATGATGGCAGTAAAACCGCACATCTGGATAAGTTAAAAGAATTACAAGTTGTTTATCCTTTCCGGCTTATTACTACCGATAAAAACCAAGGCCTTGGTAACAACATCAACAAAGGTCAGGATGCGGTAAAAACTCCATATACTTTATACATCCAAGAAGATTTTGTTCCAAAGCCCATTTTTATAAATACGCTTCGGAATGCCTTGGGCTTTATGGAAGAAAAGAACGAACTGGATATGGTTCGTTTTTACGCTTACTTTAAATATCCTTACCTGAAACCATTAAAAAATGGCTTTTCGGAAATGCTTTTTAGCCCTTGGCCTTGGTACTGGGGTTACCAGAAGTTTTATTATTACAGCGATCATCCACACCTGCGCCGTAATAATTTCCTGGAAAAATTTGGCCGTTACCCCGAAGGATTAAAAGGAGACGTAACCGAATACCGGATGATGATGTCTTTTATACAGAAAAAAGGGAAAGCCTTATTTTACGAAGATTTTCAAGGCTTATTTGATCAGGAAAACTCATTCGCAGAACCCAGCACCATGAAAAGAAATTATTGGCGCGAAAGTGAACAACCATTAGTTACCGCAGCCCGGCATTTGTACCGGCATTTACGGTTTAACTTAGATTTTCATTTTTCCCGGTTTGCTTAA
- a CDS encoding acyltransferase: protein MSFIQSIKNNPKLKNLALWLLIPQNQARPRLWVKLFLNPFKHNKGKGATIRRNTRMDVLPFNNFSIGQNSTVEDFSTVNNGMGDVLIGRNSRVGISNVIIGPVAIGNYVILAQNVVISGLNHGYEDITIPIDLQQCTTKAITIEDECWVGANVVITAGVRLGKHSVVAAGSVVTKNVPPYSIVAGNPARVIKQYSHETKQWERTNILATI, encoded by the coding sequence ATGAGTTTTATTCAATCTATAAAAAATAATCCAAAGCTTAAAAATTTAGCGCTTTGGTTGCTTATTCCTCAAAATCAAGCCAGACCGCGCTTATGGGTTAAACTGTTTCTCAATCCTTTTAAACATAATAAAGGCAAAGGGGCAACGATTAGAAGAAATACCCGGATGGATGTATTGCCTTTTAACAACTTTTCAATTGGCCAGAACTCAACTGTTGAAGATTTTTCTACAGTTAATAATGGCATGGGCGATGTACTAATTGGCCGAAATAGCCGGGTAGGTATATCTAACGTAATAATTGGCCCAGTTGCAATAGGCAACTATGTTATACTGGCTCAAAATGTAGTTATATCGGGTTTAAACCATGGCTATGAAGATATAACTATTCCGATTGACCTGCAGCAGTGTACGACCAAAGCCATCACGATTGAAGATGAGTGCTGGGTGGGGGCTAATGTAGTAATAACGGCGGGGGTTAGGCTAGGAAAACACTCGGTGGTGGCAGCCGGTAGCGTCGTTACCAAAAACGTTCCACCTTATTCTATTGTGGCTGGTAATCCGGCCAGAGTTATTAAACAATACAGCCACGAAACAAAACAGTGGGAAAGAACAAACATATTAGCTACCATATAG
- a CDS encoding glycosyltransferase, whose amino-acid sequence MTSTNYYFPEVTLLVTHYNRSNSLENLLHQFQDLNISFHEIIVSDDGSKPEHLHKIKDLQSNFDFRLVTTPQNKGLGNNINKGQAQVMSPYTLYVQEDFLPKPAFAQHFRDALDFMQADADLDIVRFYAYFSYPTLKPFKKGFSEMVLSPWSLNHLKFYYYSDHPHLRRTSFSEKFGPYAEGVNGDLTEYRMCISFIQNKGKGLFFNNFTELFDQVNTSQEPSTATFRSAWKQESNSIVRLMRLVYLRYKFLKFRWDVAFLKLPSYR is encoded by the coding sequence ATGACAAGTACTAACTATTATTTCCCGGAAGTTACCTTACTGGTTACGCATTATAACCGGAGTAATTCTCTTGAAAATCTACTTCATCAATTCCAGGATCTTAATATATCTTTTCATGAGATAATAGTTTCTGATGATGGCAGTAAGCCTGAGCATTTACATAAAATTAAAGATTTACAATCAAACTTTGATTTTCGGTTAGTTACTACTCCCCAGAACAAAGGGTTAGGTAATAATATAAACAAAGGACAAGCGCAGGTAATGAGCCCATATACCTTATACGTGCAAGAAGATTTTTTACCAAAACCGGCCTTTGCCCAGCACTTCCGGGATGCATTGGATTTTATGCAGGCTGATGCTGATTTAGATATTGTCCGGTTTTATGCCTATTTCAGCTATCCAACTCTTAAACCGTTTAAGAAAGGCTTTTCCGAAATGGTTTTGAGCCCTTGGTCTTTAAATCATTTAAAATTTTATTACTACAGCGACCATCCGCATTTAAGAAGAACTTCTTTTTCGGAGAAATTCGGCCCTTATGCTGAAGGGGTAAACGGCGACCTTACCGAATACCGGATGTGTATTTCTTTTATTCAGAACAAAGGCAAAGGGCTCTTTTTTAACAATTTTACGGAGTTGTTCGACCAGGTAAACACCAGCCAGGAACCAAGTACGGCCACCTTCCGGAGTGCCTGGAAGCAAGAAAGCAACAGCATCGTTCGTTTAATGCGGTTAGTTTACCTGCGGTATAAATTTTTAAAATTCCGGTGGGATGTAGCTTTCCTGAAGCTGCCTTCTTACAGATAA
- a CDS encoding lipopolysaccharide biosynthesis protein has product MQGILKKFSNMHFLSLLGNGSMSIINMVTVALLYRSLPIADNGIWILYQTVTLFIDTFRHGILNTAFIKFYAGAAKARAEEVIGSTWSIAVTISGFFILLNIPMFFLISYVQDKAIVLFIKYLAINLIFSLPSLVAICIAQGELRFDRLLYLRVSNNGLFLLFLLVLFLVNQATLQNIVYANLLAILSASLIALFAGWTKIQFFSKSSTACVKEIVHFGKFTVGTFISSSLFKITDTFIINFLLGPAALAIYSLGQRLMEIVEIPLRSFVATAMPSMSAAYNRGEKTEVIYIMQKYIGMITLLLIPVLLGAFAFSDLAIGLIGGGKYVGTEAANVFRLFMTFALLFPADRFFAIGLDVINKPNINFQKVLVMLVINLVTDFVGIYIFGNVYGITIATLFPTLFAVIIGYKAMQKHYISFNFWDAYQVGFNELKSLIRFTLFKKQETFQNH; this is encoded by the coding sequence ATGCAAGGTATTCTCAAAAAATTCAGCAACATGCACTTTTTATCGTTGCTGGGTAATGGCAGTATGTCGATAATAAACATGGTTACAGTAGCCTTACTTTATCGTTCTTTGCCAATTGCAGATAATGGGATTTGGATTTTATACCAGACAGTAACATTGTTTATAGATACTTTCCGGCACGGCATTCTAAATACTGCCTTCATTAAATTTTATGCGGGTGCTGCTAAAGCCCGCGCCGAAGAAGTTATAGGTTCTACCTGGTCTATTGCCGTAACTATTTCGGGTTTCTTTATTCTGCTAAACATTCCCATGTTTTTCTTAATTAGCTATGTTCAGGATAAGGCCATTGTTCTTTTTATAAAATACTTAGCGATAAACCTGATTTTTAGTTTGCCAAGCTTAGTAGCCATTTGTATTGCGCAGGGCGAATTACGCTTCGACCGACTCCTTTACCTTCGGGTGTCGAATAATGGTTTATTTTTACTTTTCTTGTTGGTTTTATTTTTAGTAAATCAGGCAACCCTGCAAAACATAGTTTACGCTAATTTATTAGCTATTTTATCGGCCAGTTTAATTGCTTTGTTTGCCGGTTGGACCAAAATCCAATTCTTCTCTAAAAGCAGCACAGCCTGCGTGAAAGAAATTGTTCATTTTGGCAAATTTACTGTAGGTACTTTCATCAGTTCGAGCTTATTTAAAATTACAGATACTTTTATTATAAATTTTTTACTGGGACCAGCCGCTCTGGCAATTTATAGTCTGGGGCAACGATTAATGGAAATTGTAGAAATACCATTGCGCAGCTTTGTTGCTACTGCCATGCCATCTATGTCTGCAGCCTACAACCGGGGAGAGAAAACAGAAGTTATCTACATTATGCAAAAATATATTGGCATGATTACTTTGCTTTTGATTCCGGTATTATTAGGTGCATTCGCTTTCTCAGATTTAGCTATTGGCCTGATTGGCGGAGGAAAATACGTTGGCACCGAAGCCGCTAATGTATTTCGTTTGTTCATGACCTTTGCTTTACTTTTCCCAGCCGATAGATTCTTTGCTATTGGTTTAGATGTAATAAATAAACCAAACATTAATTTCCAGAAAGTTTTAGTAATGTTGGTGATTAACCTGGTAACCGATTTTGTAGGAATTTATATTTTCGGTAATGTTTACGGTATTACTATTGCTACTTTATTCCCTACCCTTTTTGCCGTTATAATTGGGTATAAAGCAATGCAGAAGCATTATATCAGTTTTAACTTCTGGGATGCTTATCAGGTTGGATTTAATGAGTTAAAGTCATTAATCCGGTTTACTCTGTTTAAAAAACAAGAAACTTTCCAAAATCATTAA
- a CDS encoding PA14 domain-containing protein — translation MRVPFFTIVLILISLLSFAQQEERIRFTSITTTEDTGLDYSPWLDDNLQHLVKSSWLPANLKYVDVTLKLEKRSKIKKLSFYDHEGVFTAKPAEVYALNGKQKVFLGLFKGEAYLSFVDLLLKEPTWADAIIIRKYNNNIPQKIKVFGLPASKIQSIINFPALASKRVGGAPFDLLATSNNPRTPIIFTSTNPSVVTVSNVGGTWKATVLAPGVAKITASQAGSTNYIAAQNVTREQVVQPAITSLTGKIPIDSRRWYQLNNTSNSLVALFDGKTDKRIETGWSKILNTYDSYYPILKGEELVIQSIKFYDGEGHNKDNPMTLSVITNDWKRIPIATFLGEKYNTWVGPNPSNPENFKLQTPLKNIKYLVITTSWAYPTEIEIYGTYKTTSGTIAPVTLAPKKEIKLKDAFGVNAFEWDFLEPNNPVIIDETRMKLVKGFSGIRHYLDWERLESKEGSYTYNPAHSGGWNYDAIYERCKAEKIEVLACLKTLPHWMMATYPEKERDDENVPVKYGKNFSDPKSYIEQAKVAFQFAARYGSNKKVNPALLSVNKNQRWTNDGINTVKIGLDLIKYIECDNERDKWWKGRKAYQTAREYAANLSAFYDGHKNTMGPGVGVKNADPNMKVVMGGLALPSIDYVKGMIDWCKEFRGYNPDGSVNLCWDVLNYHLYATDAQTLQGESPSRGAAPEVSEAGKVAADFVQMAHEYTKDMPVWITELGYDFNQASPLKAVAVGKKSVLATQADWILRSSLLYARMGIDKTFFFIMYDPTDPANPMQFSSMGLVNNNKTRRPAADYIYQVKKQFGEYTYKETLLNDPIVDRYELNGQSAYALVVPNEVDRTTDYFLDIGKSPFAYVYRPKIGQDAMEKQKIYPKNGKVEIVVTETPVFVVPEPINNCTASGTILKEQWSGIAGKLITAVPVQKTPTSSVQLKQFESQGNSQDNYGARIRGYICPPQSGAYTFRIAGDDSGELWLSTDDNPANKKKIAEFKSYTTFRQWDKFASQKSAKINLIAGKRYYVEALHKEATGKDYISVSWQLPNGVVEAPISGSRLSPFKPSGAESSNSQTSRLVVDSSNNHSAEQAASFITYPNPFKKQLNIQYNPEETGETTVGLYNAQGKLVRQLFTGKTEAGVTKHVTFNAEGIAPGMYIVLLNTGAKVLTQKVILTK, via the coding sequence ATGAGAGTTCCTTTTTTCACCATTGTACTAATATTAATTAGCTTATTGAGCTTTGCGCAACAAGAGGAAAGAATCCGATTTACTTCTATTACAACTACCGAAGATACTGGCCTGGATTATTCGCCCTGGTTAGATGATAACCTGCAGCATCTGGTGAAAAGCAGTTGGTTGCCCGCCAATTTAAAATACGTGGATGTAACGCTTAAACTAGAGAAAAGAAGTAAAATTAAAAAATTGTCTTTCTACGACCACGAAGGCGTATTTACTGCTAAGCCGGCCGAAGTGTACGCGCTTAATGGGAAACAAAAAGTGTTTTTGGGCTTATTTAAAGGAGAGGCTTACTTAAGCTTTGTGGACTTATTGTTAAAAGAACCAACCTGGGCCGATGCCATTATTATTCGCAAATACAACAATAATATTCCGCAAAAAATAAAAGTATTCGGGTTACCGGCTTCCAAAATTCAATCTATTATTAATTTCCCGGCACTTGCTTCTAAAAGGGTTGGAGGGGCTCCTTTCGACTTATTAGCTACAAGCAATAACCCGCGAACCCCAATAATATTTACTTCTACTAATCCAAGTGTTGTAACTGTTTCTAATGTAGGTGGCACCTGGAAAGCTACGGTTCTGGCACCAGGAGTAGCAAAAATTACTGCTTCGCAAGCCGGGAGTACAAATTACATTGCCGCCCAAAATGTAACCCGCGAACAAGTGGTGCAACCAGCAATTACTTCATTAACGGGCAAAATCCCGATTGATTCCCGCCGTTGGTACCAGTTAAATAATACGAGTAATAGCTTAGTAGCATTGTTTGATGGTAAAACTGATAAAAGAATAGAAACGGGTTGGAGTAAAATTCTGAATACTTATGATTCTTATTACCCAATTTTAAAAGGAGAAGAACTTGTTATTCAAAGTATTAAATTCTACGACGGTGAAGGGCATAACAAAGATAACCCCATGACTTTATCCGTTATTACAAACGATTGGAAACGCATTCCCATCGCCACTTTCCTGGGCGAAAAATACAACACGTGGGTAGGCCCCAACCCAAGTAATCCGGAAAATTTTAAATTACAGACTCCTTTAAAAAATATTAAGTATTTGGTTATAACAACTTCCTGGGCTTATCCAACGGAAATAGAAATATATGGTACCTATAAAACAACATCGGGTACTATTGCTCCTGTAACCTTAGCTCCTAAAAAAGAAATAAAGTTAAAAGATGCATTTGGGGTAAATGCTTTTGAGTGGGATTTTTTAGAACCAAATAATCCGGTAATAATAGATGAAACCCGAATGAAATTGGTAAAAGGCTTTTCGGGCATCCGGCATTATCTGGATTGGGAAAGGCTGGAATCAAAAGAAGGCAGTTATACTTACAATCCTGCGCACAGCGGTGGCTGGAACTACGATGCCATATACGAAAGATGTAAAGCCGAAAAGATAGAAGTTTTAGCTTGTTTAAAGACATTGCCCCACTGGATGATGGCCACTTACCCGGAGAAAGAGCGCGACGATGAAAATGTGCCTGTGAAGTATGGTAAAAATTTTTCTGACCCTAAATCTTATATTGAACAAGCAAAAGTGGCTTTTCAGTTTGCGGCTCGTTATGGTAGTAACAAAAAGGTTAACCCGGCTTTGTTGAGTGTTAATAAAAATCAAAGATGGACAAACGATGGCATTAATACGGTAAAAATTGGCCTGGATTTGATTAAGTACATAGAGTGCGATAACGAGCGCGATAAATGGTGGAAAGGCCGGAAAGCTTACCAAACAGCCCGGGAGTATGCGGCTAATTTATCAGCTTTTTACGATGGGCACAAAAATACCATGGGGCCGGGGGTAGGCGTAAAAAATGCCGACCCCAACATGAAAGTGGTAATGGGTGGTTTGGCGCTCCCGAGTATTGATTATGTAAAAGGCATGATTGACTGGTGTAAGGAGTTCAGAGGATATAATCCGGATGGTTCGGTTAATTTATGCTGGGATGTATTAAATTACCATTTGTATGCTACCGATGCCCAAACATTACAAGGAGAAAGTCCATCCCGGGGGGCTGCCCCAGAGGTTTCGGAAGCAGGTAAAGTGGCCGCAGATTTTGTGCAAATGGCGCACGAGTACACCAAAGATATGCCTGTTTGGATAACCGAATTAGGGTACGATTTTAATCAGGCTAGTCCGTTAAAAGCGGTGGCAGTTGGTAAAAAAAGCGTTTTAGCAACCCAAGCCGATTGGATTTTAAGATCATCTTTACTTTATGCCCGGATGGGGATTGATAAAACTTTCTTCTTTATTATGTATGATCCTACGGACCCAGCTAACCCAATGCAATTTAGCTCCATGGGCTTAGTGAATAATAATAAAACCCGCCGACCAGCCGCCGATTATATATATCAGGTTAAAAAGCAGTTTGGTGAATACACGTATAAAGAAACATTATTGAACGATCCAATTGTAGACCGATATGAATTAAACGGGCAATCGGCTTACGCTTTAGTAGTACCGAATGAGGTTGACAGAACTACGGATTATTTTTTAGACATAGGTAAATCTCCTTTTGCTTACGTGTACCGACCAAAAATTGGGCAGGATGCCATGGAGAAGCAAAAAATATATCCGAAGAATGGTAAAGTAGAAATTGTAGTTACCGAAACGCCAGTATTTGTAGTGCCTGAGCCTATTAATAATTGCACCGCTTCCGGAACCATTCTGAAAGAACAATGGAGTGGGATAGCAGGTAAGTTAATTACTGCTGTTCCGGTACAAAAAACGCCTACCAGTTCTGTTCAGTTAAAGCAGTTTGAAAGCCAAGGTAATAGCCAGGATAATTACGGCGCCCGCATTCGGGGTTATATTTGCCCGCCTCAGAGCGGGGCATATACTTTTAGGATTGCCGGCGACGATAGCGGAGAACTTTGGCTTAGTACCGATGATAACCCAGCTAATAAAAAGAAAATTGCTGAATTTAAAAGTTATACCACTTTCCGGCAATGGGATAAGTTTGCTTCACAAAAATCAGCAAAGATAAATTTAATAGCTGGTAAACGTTATTACGTAGAGGCTTTGCACAAAGAAGCTACGGGCAAAGATTATATTTCCGTTTCCTGGCAATTACCCAACGGAGTGGTTGAGGCACCTATTTCAGGTAGTCGCCTTTCTCCTTTCAAACCAAGTGGGGCAGAAAGTAGTAATTCTCAAACTAGTAGATTAGTTGTTGATTCAAGTAATAACCATTCAGCGGAACAGGCCGCTTCCTTCATTACTTATCCTAACCCATTTAAGAAACAACTAAATATTCAATACAATCCGGAAGAAACTGGTGAAACTACTGTAGGGTTGTATAATGCCCAAGGTAAGCTGGTACGGCAATTATTTACAGGAAAGACCGAAGCAGGAGTTACGAAACATGTAACTTTTAATGCGGAAGGGATAGCCCCTGGAATGTACATTGTTCTATTAAATACCGGTGCTAAAGTTTTAACTCAAAAAGTTATATTAACTAAGTAA
- a CDS encoding glycosyltransferase, translating into MKDKDIIMIGQQSWDVGIGSNAHNIAATFAQANRVLYVNPPLDINSLLKGKLKSRLKTISQLLFGKKEAMVKHSKNLWIYTPGILCLSNNWITSSKIFRLLNYFNNKLFANSIAKTIHKLNFKNYTLFNDSLMFLGLEQKRLLQPVNYIYYVRDYMVAVPYFKKHGTWAEAELMAKADLVVTNSLFLAEYASQFNPKSYDVGQGCELNFFNPEVETKIPADLVDLPQPIIGYVGNLTASRLDINLLEQLSTAQPNWTIALVGFEDEHFKASRLHKLANVHFLGAKAPAELPSYIQHFDVCINPQAVNEITIGNYPRKIDEYLAMGKPVVATKTKAMHMFEDHTYLGSSAIEYISLIQKALSENSFNKAEARIAFAKSHTWEASVQAIYNLLIQLEQKDKELSVKENAQPALSY; encoded by the coding sequence GTGAAAGATAAAGATATTATAATGATTGGGCAACAAAGCTGGGATGTAGGCATTGGCAGCAATGCCCACAATATCGCTGCAACTTTTGCTCAAGCCAATAGAGTACTTTATGTTAATCCTCCGTTAGATATTAACTCGTTACTAAAAGGCAAGCTAAAATCCAGGCTAAAAACCATTTCCCAACTTTTATTTGGGAAAAAAGAAGCTATGGTGAAGCATTCCAAAAATTTGTGGATTTATACTCCCGGCATTCTTTGCCTTTCAAATAACTGGATAACTTCTTCTAAAATCTTCAGATTATTAAATTATTTCAACAATAAACTATTTGCTAATAGTATAGCAAAGACTATCCATAAGCTAAATTTTAAAAATTACACTCTTTTTAACGATAGCTTAATGTTTCTGGGTCTGGAACAAAAAAGACTACTCCAGCCTGTTAATTATATCTATTACGTGCGCGATTACATGGTAGCGGTTCCTTATTTTAAGAAACACGGTACCTGGGCCGAAGCCGAACTTATGGCAAAAGCAGATTTAGTTGTCACTAATTCTTTATTCCTGGCAGAATACGCCTCTCAATTTAATCCTAAAAGTTATGATGTAGGTCAAGGTTGCGAATTAAATTTTTTTAATCCAGAGGTAGAAACAAAAATACCAGCCGACTTAGTAGACTTGCCACAACCCATAATTGGTTACGTGGGGAATCTTACGGCCAGCCGCTTAGATATAAATCTCTTAGAGCAACTGAGTACTGCCCAACCAAATTGGACAATTGCATTAGTAGGATTTGAAGACGAGCATTTTAAAGCTAGTCGCTTGCACAAACTTGCGAATGTACACTTTTTAGGCGCAAAAGCACCAGCAGAACTACCATCCTACATTCAACATTTTGATGTGTGTATTAATCCGCAAGCAGTAAATGAGATTACTATTGGCAATTATCCGCGCAAAATAGATGAGTACTTGGCAATGGGAAAACCAGTAGTTGCTACTAAAACTAAAGCCATGCACATGTTTGAAGACCATACTTACTTAGGTTCTTCGGCAATAGAATACATTAGTTTAATACAAAAAGCTTTATCTGAAAATTCATTTAACAAAGCCGAGGCAAGAATAGCCTTTGCAAAAAGTCATACTTGGGAAGCTTCGGTGCAAGCAATATATAATCTTTTAATCCAACTGGAACAAAAGGATAAAGAACTGTCCGTTAAGGAAAATGCGCAACCGGCACTTTCTTATTAA
- a CDS encoding glycosyltransferase family 2 protein codes for MRIFNNPGWINQFEYPYEKFEDIPQSLFDKINTDLNRVQSQQPVVSVVITAWNEEVNILRCVASLSRMKTKHPFEIIVVNNNSTDRTQDTIDKLSIKSYIERVQGAGPARQLGHEKATGKYILTADADCFYPACWIDEMMQVLQQPDVVCVYGRYSFISEPSFPRWKLAILESMKDIIAEVRHINRPYFNAFGISMGYVREYGLKIGFIKINRRGEDGQLCLDLMKYGKVKQVRSNAARAWTGIRTLQRSGNFFQALSTRIGHELSRFFNNFHSRLPEEKEASKNA; via the coding sequence ATGAGAATTTTTAATAATCCAGGCTGGATAAATCAATTTGAATATCCTTACGAGAAATTTGAAGATATTCCGCAAAGTTTATTTGATAAAATTAATACTGATTTAAATCGGGTACAAAGCCAGCAACCTGTAGTAAGTGTAGTTATTACTGCCTGGAATGAAGAAGTAAACATTCTGCGTTGTGTAGCGAGTCTCTCCCGGATGAAAACCAAACATCCTTTTGAAATTATTGTGGTAAACAATAATTCTACGGATAGAACGCAAGATACAATCGATAAATTAAGTATAAAATCCTATATCGAAAGAGTTCAGGGCGCTGGTCCGGCCCGGCAGTTGGGTCATGAAAAAGCTACCGGCAAATACATTTTAACAGCCGACGCCGATTGCTTTTATCCTGCCTGCTGGATAGATGAAATGATGCAGGTTTTACAACAACCAGATGTGGTATGTGTGTACGGACGGTATTCTTTCATCAGCGAACCCAGCTTTCCTCGTTGGAAACTAGCCATTCTGGAGTCCATGAAAGATATCATTGCAGAAGTACGTCATATCAACCGACCGTATTTTAATGCTTTTGGAATCAGCATGGGCTACGTAAGAGAATATGGATTAAAAATAGGGTTTATTAAAATAAACCGGCGCGGTGAAGATGGCCAGCTTTGCCTAGATTTAATGAAATACGGTAAAGTAAAACAAGTACGCTCAAACGCTGCCCGGGCCTGGACCGGAATACGCACTTTACAACGTAGTGGCAACTTTTTTCAAGCTTTAAGCACACGTATCGGGCACGAATTAAGTCGGTTCTTTAACAATTTTCACTCTCGCTTACCGGAAGAGAAAGAAGCTTCTAAAAATGCTTAA
- a CDS encoding glycosyltransferase family 2 protein — MLIFFTICFWLSLGILFYSYFGYGLVLFGLVKAKRIFKPTVPYFTDSEELLPDVTVVVAAYNEEDYITEKIENTLALQYPSEKLKLLVVTDGSSDQTPNLVKKYPQVTLLHQPERKGKIAAVERAMPYVSTGIVVFTDANTMLNQEAIVKLVRHYQDEKVGAVAGEKRILVKEKDAAHGAGEGIYWKYESALKKWDSELYTVVGAAGELFSIRTKLFEPVPHDTLIEDFYMTLRIAQKGHKVRYEPEAYALEGPSASVGEELKRKIRIAAGGIQAVVRLSSLLNLAKYGLLSFQYISHRVLRWTLAPLALLMLLISNIVLVKISYNPFFQLVLVLQLFFYLAALLGKICETRKLKIKAFFVPYYFLIMNYAVYLGFARFLKGSQSVLWEKAKRG; from the coding sequence ATGCTAATATTTTTTACTATTTGTTTTTGGTTAAGTCTGGGCATATTATTTTACTCCTACTTCGGGTATGGTTTAGTTTTATTTGGTTTAGTTAAAGCCAAAAGAATTTTTAAACCCACGGTTCCTTATTTTACTGACTCAGAAGAATTGTTACCAGACGTAACCGTTGTAGTAGCCGCTTATAACGAAGAAGATTATATTACAGAAAAAATTGAAAATACGCTGGCTTTACAGTATCCATCAGAAAAGCTAAAGCTGCTCGTAGTAACCGATGGTTCCTCAGACCAAACACCGAATTTAGTAAAAAAATACCCTCAAGTTACTTTATTACACCAACCCGAACGAAAAGGGAAAATTGCGGCCGTAGAAAGAGCGATGCCTTACGTTAGTACCGGAATTGTTGTATTTACCGATGCCAACACCATGCTTAACCAAGAGGCTATTGTAAAATTGGTGCGGCATTACCAAGACGAAAAAGTAGGAGCTGTTGCCGGGGAGAAACGCATTTTAGTAAAAGAAAAAGATGCTGCCCATGGCGCCGGCGAAGGCATTTACTGGAAGTATGAATCTGCGTTAAAAAAGTGGGATTCCGAACTTTATACCGTTGTAGGAGCTGCCGGAGAACTGTTTTCTATCCGTACCAAACTTTTTGAGCCAGTACCCCACGACACGCTTATTGAGGATTTTTATATGACCTTACGCATCGCCCAGAAAGGCCATAAAGTGCGCTACGAACCCGAAGCTTATGCCTTAGAAGGTCCATCGGCCTCCGTAGGCGAAGAATTGAAACGTAAAATTAGAATTGCCGCGGGTGGCATTCAAGCTGTTGTACGCTTAAGCTCTTTGTTGAATTTGGCGAAGTATGGCTTACTAAGTTTTCAATATATCTCGCACCGGGTTTTAAGGTGGACCCTGGCTCCGCTTGCTCTTTTAATGCTATTAATCAGCAATATAGTTTTAGTTAAAATAAGCTATAATCCGTTTTTTCAGTTGGTGTTGGTGCTTCAACTGTTCTTTTATTTGGCAGCTTTGTTAGGCAAAATTTGTGAAACCCGTAAATTAAAGATAAAAGCATTTTTTGTCCCTTATTACTTTTTAATAATGAACTATGCCGTGTATTTGGGATTTGCCCGGTTTTTAAAAGGGTCGCAATCGGTGCTTTGGGAAAAAGCGAAGAGAGGGTAA